A DNA window from Plasmodium brasilianum strain Bolivian I chromosome 12, whole genome shotgun sequence contains the following coding sequences:
- a CDS encoding hypothetical protein (conserved Plasmodium protein), translating into MNKKKKKKTKNPINISELEDKINVLNFMKDDFEKILIKENEKFSSISSEHTSKEKRSSTEKEKTDIILKEFISFCEEKKNLLNKYVQTANEIINKNNEIIENEKTEIQKVISQKNEEIEYIQQKIELTENYYRGINTAIMKLLNNLDLFLKYKMNIELNFDKLKHSSKSQIKVNDQQKENMNTEQKDNKYINFTRQEGDIVFVQELHESMDEYDKKICSIRSFIKKNKLDEQTKTFSLQNRIEEDLFKQLSEGLEVGKRHYDNFDKDYDSCSDNSINNSNNNSNNNNSNIHASNNNDSNVHDSYKINNSYILIGENKASSMFTNNENADQHKIIDKGDTNQRTSDGTNSLKNNEKNETEKANCAKKIGEENSYIEHTEKESHTEWDDEAEEDESEDDEVGEAEVEDAEVEDDEVEDNEVEDSEVEDSKVEDNEVEDNEVEDNEVEDNEVEDNEVEDNEVEDSESEDNESEDNEVENSEVEDNEVEDSESEDDITDDVGNAREGNEKEKNFMTLDESEYSSRNTEKNKQKYMEKEESNYKFKNSKKKDNTNKKSNQKLLNETENIVKSFSSDIYKKIVSDNINILMDKINKIDYDYISYFEKKLKN; encoded by the coding sequence atgaacaaaaagaaaaaaaagaaaacaaagaaTCCCATAAACATAAGTGAGTTAgaggataaaataaatgttttgaattttatgaaagatgactttgaaaaaattttaataaaagaaaatgaaaagttcTCTAGCATTTCTTCGGAACATACTTCTAAGGAAAAAAGATCATCAactgaaaaagaaaaaacggacataattttaaaagaatttatatcattttgtgaggaaaagaaaaatctgttaaataaatatgtacaaactgcaaatgaaataataaataaaaataatgaaataattgaaaatgaaaagacaGAAATACAAAAGGTTATTTCCCAAAAGAATGAAGAAATAGAATATATTCaacaaaaaattgaattgACAGAAAATTATTACAGAGGAATTAATACTGCAATAATGAAACTTCTAAACAATTTAGACTTATTTCTAAagtataaaatgaatatagaattaaattttgataaattaAAGCACAGTAGTAAATCacaaataaaagtaaatgaTCAACAAAAGGAGAATATGAATACAGAACAAAAGGATAACAAGTATATAAACTTTACACGACAGGAAGGTGACATAGTGTTTGTACAAGAATTGCATGAATCAATGGATGAGtatgacaaaaaaatatgtagtATTAGAtctttcataaaaaaaaataaattagatgAACAAACAAAAACTTTCTCCCTTCAAAACAGAATAGAGGAAGACCTCTTTAAGCAGCTTTCCGAGGGACTCGAAGTAGGAAAAAGGcattatgataattttgaTAAGGATTACGATTCATGTAGCGATAATAGCATCAATaacagcaataataatagtaataacaataatagtaatatccacgctagtaataacaatgatAGTAATGTCCACGAtagttataaaattaataatagcTATATCCTCATAGGCGAAAACAAAGCAAGCAGTATGTTTACGAATAATGAGAATGCAGATCagcataaaataatagacAAAGGTGATACAAATCAGCGAACTTCAGATGGGACTaactctttaaaaaataatgaaaagaatgAAACAGAGAAGGCTAATTGCGCCAAGAAAATAGGGGAAGAAAACAGCTACATTGAGCATACTGAAAAGGAGTCACATACAGAGTGGGATGATGAAGCAGAAGAAGATGAGTCAGAAGATGACGAGGTAGGAGAAGCCGAGGTAGAAGATGCCGAGGTAGAAGATGACGAGGTAGAAGATAACGAGGTAGAAGATAGCGAGGTAGAAGATAGCAAGGTAGAAGATAACGAAGTAGAAGATAACGAGGTAGAAGATAACGAGGTAGAAGATAACGAAGTAGAAGATAACGAGGTAGAAGATAACGAGGTAGAAGATAGCGAGTCAGAAGATAACGAGTCAGAAGATAACGAGGTAGAAAATAGCGAGGTAGAAGATAACGAGGTAGAAGATAGCGAGTCAGAGGATGACATAACTGATGATGTGGGCAATGCAAGAGAGggtaatgaaaaagaaaaaaattttatgacaCTTGATGAAAGTGAATATAGCTCTAGGAATACTGAAAAGAACAAACAAAAGTATatggaaaaagaagaaagtaattataaattcaaaaattctaagaaaaaagataatacaaataagaaaagtaaccaaaaattattaaatgaaacaGAAAATATTGTAAAGAGCTTTTCATCGgacatatacaaaaaaatagttagtgataatataaatattctcatggacaaaataaacaaaatagattatgattatatatcttattttgaaaaaaaattaaaaaattaa